The DNA region TGCGGAAATCGTACTGTCGTACACTCTCGTAAAATCAGAATTCTCAATACCGTTGGATCCGTTTTCTGTGATGATGCACTCTTTTATTTGAAGATCGAAAGCTGAGTTTACTTCGATGCCATCACCTGACCCACCTGTAATCGTCATCCCGCTTAATGTCATGAGACTTGTTGGGCCTGAAATTTCGAAAACATTACTCAGGTTATTGGCTGAAATCGTTAACAGATCCGCACCAGGGCCATTAATGATCAAATTTGTACCGATTTCCAATGCGTGACCTGCCAGAGTAATCGTTTGCGGTGTATTGAACAGTGAAGAGAAGACGATGGTGTCAGTGAAAACTGGCGAAGCATTGTCGAGCGCCTCCCGGAAACTGCAATCCGCATCGCAAACACCGTCATTCGTATCGGCAGTTTTCGTTACAGTCCATGTTGTGGAAGTTGCGCGAACATCTGCCGCCATAAATAGAACCAACACAAATAAGAATAAAGTGTGTCTCATTTCGAAGTCCTCCCCATCTCAATGCAGATCCGCTTCCATCGTGTCGTACAGAGCCTGACACTCTGGCGGTGCCGTGCCGGTTGCATGAGGGCAAAGCACAGGATCGAGCGGCTGCGCGAGAAGATTGCACTGCTCAAATTCGTCTTTATTCAAATCGAAACAAGCAATCATTTCGGGGATGCCGCTTTCATTGAATTCTTCAATCACTTTGTAAACGCCGTCAAATATAGCGGCTATCCCTGTTTCATTCGGATCTGAGTGAACACCGATTCCACCATCGAATTTTTCGGTGTACACGTAATTCCTTTGTTGCACTGCAAGCGGGGTCTGAAGATAGGGCATCAGACTTACGGAGTCAGTTCCGGCAGGTATCGTCGCACCAGCAATCTCCAATACTGTTGCGAACACATCGGCAATGTTCACAGGGTGATTGACTTCCCTGTTTAGAGAAATCACAACATCCGGTGGACCGGCGACAATCAACGGTACACGCACTCCTCCTTCATATACGGTACCTTTCGATTTCCCGGCAGGGAATGTATTGAATGGCACGGCTTCATCTGTAGTACCGTTGTCTCCAATGAAAAAAATCACAGTGTTTTCGGTCGTGATTCCACCCTGAATAAACAACCGCGCGATTTCCTTATCCATCGCTTCGATCGCTGCCTTAAAGCACAACCGCTGGTTCTCCGAGTTCAAATCGCAATCGTTCATCGTTTGAATTCCCAGCTGCTGAAGTACTTTTCCTGTTTGTTTACTGAGAAGACTCTTCGGCGGCACATGGAAAGGTTTATGGGGCGCGTTGAATGCGAGGTAAAGCAACCAGGGTCCCTGTTGCTGATTGATCCAGGTCAATGCATCATCAACATTCTTCGTTGTTGCGTAGGTTGTTATGAACCCCTGATTGCTGCCGTTAACGTACAGCTCCCAGTTTTTATAGTTGTTGATCTCTCCAACCACCAAACCGGAGTGTAATTGAAACCCGCCAACAATTCGGGGAGAGTCGTTTCCTTCGTTGAACTTACCGAGGTGCCATTTTCCTATAACAGCACTTGTATAAGACGCTACAAGAAGTTCTGGCAAAGTGTTCTCGGGTGCCAGTAGCTCCCCCAAATCAGTATTATGGTTTTGTTCCAAAGCAATTCCGACGCCCGTATGTGCGCCATATCGACCTGTCAGGATCGTGGCCCGTGTTGGTGAACAGACCGGATTACTCCAGGCATGATTGAACTGCACGCCCGCCGTAGTGAGCTGATCGATAAAAGGGGTGAGAGCAGGATCGGAATCGGGAATATTTGGACCATATGTCCCGACGTCGGCAATCCCAAGATCATCGGCAAGGATGATCACTATGTTGGGGACGGTCTGGGCGTGACCGATCGCGGCCAAAGAACTGACGAGAAGTGATAATAAAACAAATCGTTTCATGGTTCCCTCCTATTTATTCACGCAAGAATTTGAGCAAAAAGGCTCAAATGGAGGGAAGCCGGCTGCGCTACTTTAATTCCACACCGATCTGTTCGATTTTGCGAGGGATGCGTTCAGGCATATCTGCGTATCTCAGCTTCAATGTCTCCTTTTGCTTCAGCCTAGAAAACAGATCCAAACTGCGTTGATATACCTGGCGTGCTTCATTCCAATGCGATGACTTCTGATTGGCGGGGGTTTCGACTTTTTTGGCGATTGCAACATGTGTTTCGCCAAGTTGGAAAAACGCCATCGCCGAATGTTGCTGTACAGAACGAATATTGGGATCCGACCCGGCTGACTTTGCAAGAGCTAGACTTCGATGCAGATTTTCCAGAGCGGGTTTGTGGTCACCTTGTTTCAGCAACGCCACTCCAATCTGGTTATACGTTCGCATGAGCCAGGGGACCGAAGAACGATCACGAGGGTTTTTCTTCCTTAATACTTCAAAATATTTGCGAGCTTGATGATTGTGCAATAGCGCTTCTTTAAAATCGCCTATTGCGCATAACGCCTCCCCCAGATTCAGATGATCGAGTGCGATCACACGCCGCGCGGCGTCATTGGTCGGATCTGTCGCAGCCACTTCTTCGTTCAACTTCAGAGCCTCGCGGTGAAACTGCAATGCACGCGCCGGCTCATTTTGATCCATCAACAGGACACCGACTCGCAGATTCCGAGCGGCGAGAGAAAGACGAAACTGTTTGTTGCTCGGATCGATTGCCAACATCGACTGAGCCGTATTCAAACAGTTCAGATAAACTTCCTGCGCTTTCATCAGTTCACCTTTACTTTGGAGCAACCGTCCAAGTGAATCCTGGGCACCCATCAGAATCTGTTGCGCTTTTAAGCTCCGGGGTTCAGCCTGAACGAGACTCTCGGCCAGAGCAATTGCTCGATAGACGTGCGATTTGGCTTCGGCAAGCTTCCAGATCGACAAAAAAATATCAGACAATGATCCATGACTGTCCTGTAATTCGACACGCAGCATCAGATTGTTTGGTTCTTCGGCACACAATGCCTCGCGGATTTTTATAGCTCGCTGATGATAATCAATTGATCCGGTAATATCGCCAAGATTCGGACCGCGTGCCATTCCTCTGAGATTCGCAACATGATAAAAAAGCTTGGCCAAATTTCGGCGGGTCTGTTGATCGCGCGGCATCTTCACAGATAAATTTTGCAGAATCCCGATTGCTCGATGGTAACTCTGGTCAGCTTCTTTCACATCACCGCTTGTTCGGAATATATTTCCAATCCGTTCATGGCTTTCGGCCCGTTCTCTTCCCCATTCAATGTTGTCCGGTTGCGCGTTCGAAAGTGTTTCACGGATGGCGAGTGATTTGCGGTAGCTGATCAGCGCTCCGCTGGGGTTGCCCAGGTTGGCAACGTAACTATTTCCCTGAACATCTCCAATTTTGACGTAAGCTTTCGCCAGCTCCCGCTGAAGTTCTCGATCGTCTTTCGCTTCGTCAGCAAGACTGTCAAGATATTGCAGTGCATCCTTGATCAATCGCTGGCGAACAGGAGTGGAGCCTGGTAAATCGGCAATGGCATCATGGTAATCAAAAACCACTGCATGCGCGAGTCTTCGGACATCATTAAATCTGCGTTCGGCGCGGACCCGCTGCTGATTGATTGCAAGGATACTGCCGGCCAAAGCATTGATGATCAATGCGACAGCAGCAACTCCCGCGCGGTTTCTGCGAATGAATTTCTTTGCGCGATAAACCAGCGTAGGTTTCCTCGCAAACACAGGAAGCCCATCCAGGTGTCTTTGGATATCTTCCCTGAATTGTTCCACCGAACTGTATCGCTGGCCGGGTTCCTTACGCAAGGCTTTCAAAACAATATTGTCAAGATCTCCACGCAATCTGCGATAAAGTTTATCCGGCGCGCCTTCACGAGTGCGACTTACAGTTTCCACAGTGATTCGCTCAACATTGCCTCGTTTCTTAACTTCGGTCGTTCTTTGAATTGCTGTGCTAGGCTTTTCCGGCTCTGTCTCCGAAACCGCGCGCAGAAGATCATGAATGTCGTTGCTAGCCGTTCGATAAGGACTGTGTCCTGTAAGCAGTTCATATAGCACAACGCCAAGAGAATAGACGTCGCTTGCTGTTGTGATTAATTCCCCTCGTGTCTGTTCAGGACTGGCGTACTCCGGAGTCATCAGGCGTATTGCCGTTCCTGTCGCATCGAGCGTTTGCGCAGCCAGTTCCGGAGCCATCAGTTTCGCAATACCGAAATCGAGAAGCTTTGGTACGCCTTCTTTGGTCACGAGTATATTGCTTGGTTTGATATCCCGATGAATCACGAGCCGCTGATGCGCATAATGCACAGCCGCACATAATTGAAGGAAAATGTGGAGGCGTTTTTCGGTATTGAGCTTGTTCTGGTCGCAATACTCATGGATCGGCAGACCCTCGATGTAATCCATGACAAGATAAGGAACTCCATCTGCGGTTCCGCCATCGAGGAGCCTTGCCATGTGCGGATGATCGAGAGCGGCAAGAATTTGACGTTCATTTCGAAAACGATGGAGAATGAAATCGGAGCTTGCATCCTGACGGATGAATTTGATCGCAACCTCTTTGCGATACTCATCATCAGCGCGTGCCGCCAGATAGACATTTCCCATTCCCCCATGCCCCAGCGTCCGGATGATTTTATATGGACCGATCCGATCCCGCTGCTTGAATGCATCCATCGAAATTGCAGGTTCGCTGAGGCGGTCCTGAGATTCTTCGTAGGAAAGAAGCGATTCTAATTCCGCACGCAAGGTGTGATCGGAGCTGCAAACTTCATCAAGAAAATGGTTTCGTTCCGCTTCAGGCTGTTCCAAAGCCGCGGCGAGCAACTCCTTTACTCGCTGCCATCGTTCCTGTTCCCCTTCTTGGTTCATTGACGTTACGCCTTACTGATACGGCGTCGTAACCACAGCCTGGCGGTCCTCCATTCCCTCTTTACAGTTGCCACCGACAGTTGCATGGCTTCGGCTGTTTCTTCAAGAGACAAGCCGCTGAACAAGCGCAATTCTACAAGCCTGGATTGACGAGCATCGATACACTCCAGATCCATCAGCGCTTCGTTCAACGCGATCACATTCACAGGATAGCTGGCGCCGAGATCTCTGAACTCGTCCAAAGGAATGCTTTCCAACATGCCGTTCCGCTTGGCTGCCCGCCTTTTGACAGCATGATTGACTAAAATCCGGCGCATCATTTGTGCAGCAATGCCAAAAAAGTGCGCGCGATTTTGCCACGTCACAGCGTTCTGATCGACTAATCGCAAGAACGCTTCATGAACGAGTGCCGTCGGCTGCAGAGTATGGCCGCTCCGCTCCTGCCGCATATAACCTCGAGCCAACTTTCGCAGCTCGTCATAAACAATTGGCATGAGCTTATCTAACGCAGCTTTATTCCCGTTGTTCCATTCCTGCAAAAATTTGGTTACTTCCCTGGATGAATCCACTGATGTATGATCCCCGCTTCTTAGTTTTATTTTCTCACAATGTAGAGCGATCTGTACCGCCGGAAGACTGCCAAAGTTGGCCGGCCTGAAGTCGGCGTTACAAACGGCACGGAGCGCTCGCCCGGAGGCGCGCGCTGTGTCTCTGCGACTCCCATCTTCTAACAATTTTCACTCCGCGGAGTGAAAATTGTTAGAAGAGTGAAGAATTCAATGGCAGAAATACAACAGGAAGCAGTTTGAAGCTGAAAAGAGCATAGAACTCAAGCGAGAGAACCGAACCATCTGAGTTAGATGGGA from bacterium includes:
- a CDS encoding sigma-70 family RNA polymerase sigma factor, producing MQEWNNGNKAALDKLMPIVYDELRKLARGYMRQERSGHTLQPTALVHEAFLRLVDQNAVTWQNRAHFFGIAAQMMRRILVNHAVKRRAAKRNGMLESIPLDEFRDLGASYPVNVIALNEALMDLECIDARQSRLVELRLFSGLSLEETAEAMQLSVATVKREWRTARLWLRRRISKA
- a CDS encoding protein kinase, whose protein sequence is MNQEGEQERWQRVKELLAAALEQPEAERNHFLDEVCSSDHTLRAELESLLSYEESQDRLSEPAISMDAFKQRDRIGPYKIIRTLGHGGMGNVYLAARADDEYRKEVAIKFIRQDASSDFILHRFRNERQILAALDHPHMARLLDGGTADGVPYLVMDYIEGLPIHEYCDQNKLNTEKRLHIFLQLCAAVHYAHQRLVIHRDIKPSNILVTKEGVPKLLDFGIAKLMAPELAAQTLDATGTAIRLMTPEYASPEQTRGELITTASDVYSLGVVLYELLTGHSPYRTASNDIHDLLRAVSETEPEKPSTAIQRTTEVKKRGNVERITVETVSRTREGAPDKLYRRLRGDLDNIVLKALRKEPGQRYSSVEQFREDIQRHLDGLPVFARKPTLVYRAKKFIRRNRAGVAAVALIINALAGSILAINQQRVRAERRFNDVRRLAHAVVFDYHDAIADLPGSTPVRQRLIKDALQYLDSLADEAKDDRELQRELAKAYVKIGDVQGNSYVANLGNPSGALISYRKSLAIRETLSNAQPDNIEWGRERAESHERIGNIFRTSGDVKEADQSYHRAIGILQNLSVKMPRDQQTRRNLAKLFYHVANLRGMARGPNLGDITGSIDYHQRAIKIREALCAEEPNNLMLRVELQDSHGSLSDIFLSIWKLAEAKSHVYRAIALAESLVQAEPRSLKAQQILMGAQDSLGRLLQSKGELMKAQEVYLNCLNTAQSMLAIDPSNKQFRLSLAARNLRVGVLLMDQNEPARALQFHREALKLNEEVAATDPTNDAARRVIALDHLNLGEALCAIGDFKEALLHNHQARKYFEVLRKKNPRDRSSVPWLMRTYNQIGVALLKQGDHKPALENLHRSLALAKSAGSDPNIRSVQQHSAMAFFQLGETHVAIAKKVETPANQKSSHWNEARQVYQRSLDLFSRLKQKETLKLRYADMPERIPRKIEQIGVELK
- a CDS encoding sulfatase-like hydrolase/transferase, translated to MKRFVLLSLLVSSLAAIGHAQTVPNIVIILADDLGIADVGTYGPNIPDSDPALTPFIDQLTTAGVQFNHAWSNPVCSPTRATILTGRYGAHTGVGIALEQNHNTDLGELLAPENTLPELLVASYTSAVIGKWHLGKFNEGNDSPRIVGGFQLHSGLVVGEINNYKNWELYVNGSNQGFITTYATTKNVDDALTWINQQQGPWLLYLAFNAPHKPFHVPPKSLLSKQTGKVLQQLGIQTMNDCDLNSENQRLCFKAAIEAMDKEIARLFIQGGITTENTVIFFIGDNGTTDEAVPFNTFPAGKSKGTVYEGGVRVPLIVAGPPDVVISLNREVNHPVNIADVFATVLEIAGATIPAGTDSVSLMPYLQTPLAVQQRNYVYTEKFDGGIGVHSDPNETGIAAIFDGVYKVIEEFNESGIPEMIACFDLNKDEFEQCNLLAQPLDPVLCPHATGTAPPECQALYDTMEADLH